The following proteins are encoded in a genomic region of Neomonachus schauinslandi chromosome 7, ASM220157v2, whole genome shotgun sequence:
- the POU5F2 gene encoding POU domain, class 5, transcription factor 2: MARHRPSNFSPLPGSGRGGPTGPMPVRVDAPLWLSAQAAPRMLMVRPGIGPGASPGPEGWKVPLGPPPYKFYSGMAPRRPRVGAGEAGPRFRSPSEGAFPRPYIILRCTPSSALPEDVSAIEKEMEQLAKELRQKRMALGYSQADVGFALGALFGKVLSQTTICRFESQQLSLTNMWKLRPLLKMWLEEVDTKNFLGLCKMEMILRQARKQRRASRESRIQNNLEQLFLQCPKPTPQQISCIAGQLRLQKELVRVWFYNRSKMGGQPAIDFCPPEEVGAAGPPFAGGPVCFPPASGLHFEFPHYKEPYFIPMYSPTPFPVAGTPLSAPATAQGHPRLSN; the protein is encoded by the coding sequence ATGGCCCGACACAGGCCCTCAAACTTCTCCCCACTGCCAGGCAGTGGTAGGGGCGGGCCCACAGGGCCAATGCCTGTGCGGGTTGACGCTCCGCTCTGGTTGAGTGCCCAGGCAGCTCCCCGCATGCTGATGGTCCGGCCAGGGATCGGGCCGGGGGCCAGCCCAGGCCCTGAGGGGTGGAAGGTGCCCCTGGGTCCACCACCGTACAAATTCTACAGCGGGATGGCACCCCGCAGGCCCAGAGTCGGAGCTGGTGAGGCTGGGCCCCGTTTCCGGAGCCCCTCGGAGGGCGCCTTCCCGAGGCCCTACATCATCCTGCGGTGCACCCCGAGTTCGGCGCTGCCAGAGGATGTCTCGGCcatagagaaagagatggagCAGCTGGCCAAGGAGCTGAGGCAAAAGAGGATGGCCCTGGGGTACTCGCAGGCCGACGTGGGGTTCGCCTTGGGGGCTCTTTTTGGAAAGGTGCTTAGTCAGACAACCATCTGCCGCTTCGAGTCCCAGCAGCTCAGCCTTACCAACATGTGGAAGTTGCGACCACTGCTGAAAATGTGGCTGGAGGAAGTGGACACCAAGAACTTTCTGGGCTTATGCAAAATGGAGATGATCCTGCGGCAGGCTCGGAAGCAGAGACGGGCAAGCAGGGAGAGTCGCATCCAAAACAATCTGGAGCAACTCTTCTTGCAGTGCCCGAAGCCCACACCCCAGCAGATCAGCTGCATCGCTGGGCAGCTCCGACTGCAGAAGGAACTGGTCCGAGTTTGGTTCTATAACCGAAGCAAGATGGGTGGTCAGCCAGCCATTGATTTCTGCCCACCGGAGGAAGTGGGGGCAGCCGGGCCTCCTTTCGCAGGGGGACCCGTGTGCTTTCCCCCTGCATCGGGGCTCCATTTTGAGTTCCCCCACTACAAAGAGCCCTACTTTATACCCATGTACTCCCCTACCCCTTTCCCTGTGGCAGGGacccccctctctgccccagccACTGCTCAGGGCCACCCCAGGCTTTCAAACTGA